Proteins encoded in a region of the Heptranchias perlo isolate sHepPer1 unplaced genomic scaffold, sHepPer1.hap1 HAP1_SCAFFOLD_74, whole genome shotgun sequence genome:
- the LOC137319145 gene encoding probable G-protein coupled receptor 139: protein MSLRILSTDDFAQNPFSHFPLFLSLCLTANLAVIVILSRGRCGLSRCITRYLVSMAVTDLLVILTAVILNRIPGIYFRGSFLSITPVCSLSIVLIYIARVSSVWFTVTFTFDRFVAICCQKLKTKYCTEKTAAVVIGTVCALSCLKNIPSYFIYEPLYTINNVPWFCKVKLEFYSSPLWAAFDWFHRILTPCLPFLLILLLNALTVRYILAANRARRRLRAHSNGENQSDPEMESRRRSIILLFAISGSFILLWLLFLITFLYVRIANVSYFSGCNFGDSLFILEESGFMLQLLSSCINPFIYAGTQSKFREELKTGVKYPLRLIVQLFQQ from the coding sequence tcacagcGAACTTGGCagtgattgtgatcctgtcccgaggaaggtgcggtctctccagatgtatcactcggtacctggtgtccatggcggtGACGGATCTCCTGGTCATTCTCACGGCTGTGATATTAAACCGGATTCCTGGTATTTATTTTCGGGGTAgtttcctgtccatcactccCGTCTGTAGTCTCAGCATTGTCCTAATTTATATCGCCAGAGTCAGTTccgtctggttcacagtcactttcacctttgatcgatttgtggccatttgttgccagaagctgaaaacaaaatattgcaccgagaaaacggcggccgtGGTTATAGGGACCGTCTGTGCCCTGAGCTGTTTAAAAAACATCCCTTCatactttatatatgaaccttTGTATACAATTAACAATGTACCTTGGTTCTGTAAGGTGAAATTGGAATTTTATTCCTCACCTCTTTGGGCCGCATTTGACTGGTTTCATCGTATTTTAACTCCGTGTCTCCCATTCCTTCTGATTCTTCTGCTCAATGCTCTGACCGTCAGATACATTCTAGCggccaacagagcccgcaggagactccgggcccacagcaatggtgagaatcagagtgacccagagatggagagtcgGAGAaggtccatcattttactcttcgcCATCTCGGGCAGTTTTATCCTCTTGTGGTTGTTGTTTCTTATAACTTTCCTCTATGTCCGAATTGCAAACGTTAGTTATTTCTCAGGATGCAATTTCGGTGACTCACTTTTTATTCTGGAGGAAAGCGGATTTATGCTTCAGCTTTTGAGTTCCTGCATCAACCCGTTTATTTATGCGGGgacccagagtaaattcagagaggagttaaAGACTGGGGTGAAATATCCGTTGAGACTAATTGTTCAATTATTTCAACAATGA